One Pseudomonas sp. HOU2 genomic window carries:
- a CDS encoding RNA-binding S4 domain-containing protein: MAQKSEEDDKVRLDKWLWAARFYKTRALAKAAIESGKVHCRGERCKPGKEPRIGDEFEIRTGFEERTVRVEALSIVRRGAPEAQTLYTETEASIAKREAAAAMRKAGALGVSTDGKPSKKQRRDLFKFRGNSNSD; the protein is encoded by the coding sequence ATGGCACAAAAAAGCGAAGAGGACGACAAGGTCCGTCTCGATAAATGGTTGTGGGCGGCGCGTTTTTATAAGACCCGGGCTCTGGCCAAAGCGGCCATCGAGAGTGGCAAGGTGCATTGCCGGGGAGAGCGCTGCAAGCCTGGCAAAGAGCCACGCATTGGCGATGAGTTCGAAATCCGGACCGGTTTTGAAGAACGCACGGTGAGGGTTGAAGCCTTGTCGATCGTGCGTCGCGGCGCACCCGAAGCGCAGACGCTGTATACCGAGACCGAGGCGAGTATTGCCAAACGTGAAGCGGCTGCGGCGATGCGCAAGGCCGGGGCGTTGGGCGTGAGTACCGACGGCAAGCCTAGCAAGAAGCAGCGGCGGGATCTGTTCAAGTTTCGTGGCAACAGCAATAGCGATTGA
- a CDS encoding phosphatase PAP2 family protein gives MNNPGLFQSRWNLGRLVLCNVVPLALLAFWLWPTGQMLCVIFDEWLFRSLNAPLASNPIWLHIWAIASLRPFDIVVGLILLTLLIKGDWVFKAIDVRRAFFGFFSILLLMVVIRALFSKFADYMDWQHSSPSMVLEGAVHLSDYFPHLEKAWELKDRSSQSFPGDHASVLLIWALFMGVFSRSVGQFLTIWGLALLFMLPRLVAGAHWGQDDYIGGMLLAVWALGWGYYTPFAYHAANFWLKVTAPVFNLLGKLPLISRMSVVSAAH, from the coding sequence GTGGAACCTCGGCCGGCTGGTTCTATGTAACGTAGTGCCATTGGCGCTACTGGCTTTCTGGTTATGGCCTACAGGCCAGATGCTGTGTGTGATTTTCGACGAGTGGCTGTTCCGCTCACTCAATGCACCACTGGCCAGCAACCCCATATGGCTCCACATCTGGGCAATTGCAAGTCTGCGTCCGTTCGACATCGTCGTCGGTCTGATCCTGCTGACGCTGCTGATCAAGGGTGACTGGGTGTTCAAGGCGATTGATGTACGTCGCGCCTTTTTCGGTTTTTTCTCGATTCTGCTGTTGATGGTGGTGATTCGCGCGCTGTTTTCCAAATTCGCCGACTACATGGACTGGCAGCACAGCAGCCCATCGATGGTGCTGGAAGGCGCGGTGCACCTGAGTGACTACTTCCCGCATCTGGAAAAAGCCTGGGAGCTGAAGGATCGCTCGAGCCAGAGCTTCCCCGGTGACCACGCTTCGGTGTTGTTGATCTGGGCGCTGTTCATGGGGGTGTTCAGTCGCTCGGTCGGCCAGTTCCTGACGATCTGGGGTCTGGCATTGCTGTTCATGCTGCCACGTCTGGTGGCCGGCGCGCATTGGGGTCAGGACGATTACATCGGCGGCATGCTGCTGGCGGTGTGGGCGTTGGGTTGGGGTTACTACACGCCGTTTGCCTATCACGCTGCCAACTTCTGGCTGAAGGTGACTGCGCCGGTTTTCAATCTGCTGGGCAAGCTGCCGCTGATCTCGCGGATGAGTGTGGTGTCTGCCGCGCACTGA